The stretch of DNA TCACGTCATTACGCTCGTCGGCACGATTTGGTATTATCGAAAATACGTAGGAATGGGCCGGCTGCACCTCTGGGAAGGGCTGACCATCGGTTATGTACTTAACACAATGGCCGCTCTCCTGACGGGCTGGCTTATCTACCTGTTTGTGACGTATGTCGACCCCGCCGTCTGGGCCGAGTATGTAGTGAACTCGAAGAAATTGCTGCTTGACGGCAAAAAACAGATTATCGATCAGTTTGGGCCGGAAACGTTTCAGCAACAGTGGGATAAAACGACCACTATGCAGCCGGGGGTACTGATTCCTGATGAACTGACCAAGAAAACGGCATTGGCCGTATTGCCAGTACTGATTATTTCGCTTATCTTCCGTAAGCAGGACTACAGTGTACTAAATCCTTAAACTGACTTATTATTTATGAACGGACAACCAACCCCCGCCCGCGTCGCCCTGAAATGGGGCCTTATTCTGGGAATTGCCCTGATTGTGTATTCGCTT from Spirosoma montaniterrae encodes:
- a CDS encoding DUF4199 domain-containing protein codes for the protein MNNIVSYFNHPLLKIPLLAGLMTGVLCFFYFLALYVVGVPALGNIRVLDYGIHVITLVGTIWYYRKYVGMGRLHLWEGLTIGYVLNTMAALLTGWLIYLFVTYVDPAVWAEYVVNSKKLLLDGKKQIIDQFGPETFQQQWDKTTTMQPGVLIPDELTKKTALAVLPVLIISLIFRKQDYSVLNP